CTGTAACGATTGCGAAGGGCGATGGCGATGGCTTTTTTAGCATTAAACTGTCCGATGATATACTCATCCAAATAGGCAACGGTTTGTTTGGGTGTTAAATTCATGCTTCTGTACTCTCTAAAACAAACGTTTTAATGTTGTCGTTGGTGTAAATACACAGTTCACTGGCAATTTTAAGGCTCTCTTTCACCAGTGTCTCTTCATCCAAATTGGCGTGACGATCAAGTGCGCGTGCAGCTGAAATGGCGTAGTTTCCGCCACTCCCAATCGCTGCAATTTTACCATCTTCGGGTTCAACGACATCACCCGTGCCGCTGAGAATGTAAATATGCTCGCATGTGAGTACAATCATCATCGCTTCAAGACGTCTGAGCATCTTATCTTTGCGCCATTCTTTAGAAAATTCAATGACTGATTTGTACAAATCGCCTTTTTTCTGCTCTAAAATACCCTCAAACATATCAAAAAGGTTAAACGCATCAGCAGTGCTTCCTGCAAAACCTGCTAAGATTTTTCCGTTGTAGAGTTTGCGAATTTTCGTGGCATTACTTTTAAGCACGGTATTGCCAAAAGTGACTTGCCCGTCACCGCCAATAACCGCTTTTTTGTCGCCGCGACACGCAAGGATGGTGGTTGCTTCAAACATAAAATTTATTCTCCAAGAATAATAAGCGCCAATGTGGCGTGAATACCGTGTCCTAACTTAATACTTACATCAAAATTACCCGTAGTTTTGATTGCATGTTCAAGCTCAACGGTTTTTTTATCGATTTCGATTTTGTGTTGCTCTTTAAGTTCATGCGCAATTTCCTCTTTAGTCACTGCACCAAAAAGACTTCCATTCGCGCCAAGTTTACGTTTGACTGTAAGTTTTAATTCACCCAATTTTTTCTCTATCGCTTTAAGATTGGCGATTTCTTCCGCTTCTGCAGCTGCTTTTTTGCGTTGGTCTGATTCGTATTTTCGCATCACTTCATTGGTCGCCAAAAGCGCAAAGCCTTTACCAATGAGGAAGTTTTGACCGTAACCGTCTTTAACCTCTTTGATTTCGCCTTTTTTACCCAAATCTTTAACATCTTTAATCAATAAAACTTTCATATAAAATCCTTTAGTTTTCTATTTCATCGTTTTTGGAAGTGGGGCATTTTTCAGCTTTTCACCGTGAAATGCATCAATGCCACCACTGAGTTGGGCGATATTGGAAAAGCCCATTCTACGTAAAATAAATAGCATTTGCGTTGTGCGCCCACCGATATGACAGTAAAAAATCAAAAGCTTACCGGAGAGCTTTTTCAGCTCATCCATGTGTTGATGAATGGTCGACGTTGGTAAAAGCATGTCTGTGCCTTTGATGCTTGACTCAGAATACTCATACATCTCTCTGATGTCAATCAGCACAAAATCAAGTCTCTTTTGAGCTCTTAGATTTAGCATTACATGTAACTCTTCGCCACTGACTTCGCAGCTTTTTGTTACTGTTTGAACTAAATTCATCATTGCTTCTTCACTCCATTCATCGTTAATTGGCTCATCCACTGAGATTAAGCTTTGCCTTGCTTTTTTCTATTTTTACCGCTAATGATAAAGCGTAATGCATTCAGCTTAATAAAGCCTTCGGCATCTTTTTGGTTGTACACTTCATCTTCTTCAAACGTACAGAATGCTTCATTGAAAAGATTATTGGTTTTAGAATCTCTTCCGATAACCGAAACATTGCCTTTGTAGAGTTTAAGTTTAACCGTGCCGTTAACACCCTCTTGCGATTTATCAATAGCTGCTTGCATCATTTCACGTTCAGGTGAGAACCAAAAACCATTGTAAATCGTTTTTGCATAGCGAGGCATAATCTCATCTTTAAAGTGCGCCGCTTCACGATCCAGCGTAATGCTCTCAATCGCTCTGTGAGCACGAAGCATAATCGTACCACCAGGCGTTTCATAGCAACCTCTACTTTTCATACCTACAAAACGGTTTTCAACAATGTCTGTGCGACCAATACCGTGTTTGCAACCGAGTTCATTCAGTTTAGTAAGCATCGTAGCAGGGCTAAGTTTAACACCATTCAATGCGACTGGATCACCTTTTTCATAGGTAATTTCAATGACTTCGGATTGATCAGGCGCTTTTTCAGGACTTACGGTCCATCTCCACATATCCTCTTCTGGTTCAGCCGCTGGATTTTCAAGCACAAGTCCCTCGTAAGAGATGTGAAGCAAGTTTGCATCCATAGAGTAGGGTGATTTACCTGGCTTTTTCTCAATGCTGATACCATTTTTTTCTGCATACGCTAGTAATTTTTCACGAGAGTTCAAATCCCATTCGCGCCAAGGCGCGATGATAACAAGGTCTGAATTCATGCTCAAATATCCCATCTCAAAACGGACTTGATCATTTCCTTTACCCGTTGCACCATGACTTACGCCATCGGCTCCGACCATCGCAGCGATCTCTGCTTGACGTTTTGCAATGAGTGGTCTAGCAATAGAGGTTCCAAGAAGATACTCACCTTCATAAATGGCGTTAGCTCTAAACATTGGGAATACATAATCTTTAACAAATTCTTCTTTTAAATCTTCAATAAAAATATTTTCTGGCTTAATGCCTAAAGAGATGGCTTTTTTGCGCGCTGGCTCTAACTCTTCACCTTGACCAATGTCCGCTGTGAACGTGACTACTTCACATTTGTACTCATCTTGGAGCCATTTTAAAATAATACTGGTATCAAGTCCACCTGAATAGGCTAAAACTACTTTTTTAACATCTTTTTTCATAATACGAATCCTCACAGAATTTATAGAATTGCGTGATGGTAGCGCAAGTTTGTAAAAACTTTGCTTATGCTTTAGGCAGGATTTTACATGTAAAGTCAAAAAAGCAAGTTTAAATATTCTTTTGATAGAATGGGCGTTAAATCCTAAGGATGGGGTATGAGAGTCGATAAATTTTTAAACAGCGTAAATATTACCAAGCGTCGCGCCATATCAGAAGATATGTGCAAAAATGGCGTTGTTTGCATTAATGGCACGGTTGCAAAGCCTGCAAAAGATGTCAAAGTCGGTGATATTATTACGATTAATTATCTTGAAAAAGCAGTGAAATACGAAGTTTTGCAAATTCCTGAAGCCAAAACCATTCCAAAAACGAAACAAAACGAATACGTAAGGGAAGCGTAATGAATTACCAAGAGGCCTATGCACAGTTTAATGCGCTCTTTGAAAATGAACTCAGTTCTGAAGCAGCAGTGCAATTTTTAGTTGAACTCTACGAGCGAGGTGAGAGTTTTGAGGAGATCGCAGCTGCGGCAAATGTGATGCGTGAACACAGCGTCAAGCTCGATATTCCAGCGCATTTAAAAGCCGAACTGATTGACATTGTAGGCACAGGTGGCGATAAAAGCGGAACGTTTAACATCTCCACAACGACTTCCATTGTTTTAGCCGCTCTTGGGTGCAAAGTCGCCAAACATGGTAGTGGCTCAGCCACTTCACTCTCTGGTAGTGCGGATGTGCTTAAAGCGTTAGGACTCAACCTTAGTTTAACACCTGAAAAACAGATCAAAATGCTTGAAGAGTGTGGTTTCGTTTTTATGTTTGCGATGAATCATCACCCTTGCATGAAACACATCATGCCAATTCGAAAAAGTCTCTCACATCGTACGATTTTTAATATGTTAGGACCTCTTGCCAATCCTGCCGGGGCTCAAAAACAGATGATTGGTGTGTTTCATGTGGATTACATTGATCGTTTTAGTAAAGCATTACGAGAGCTTGGGACAACGAAAAGTATGGTCGTAAGCTCTTTAGATGGACTGGATGAAGTGAGCATCACCGCTCCTACACGTTACACGATGATTGAAAATAAAGTCATCACCGAAGGTGAAATCAACCCTGAAGATTATGGCTTTACATTGGCTCCGCTTGAAGCGATCAAAGGTGGGGAGAGTGTTCAAAATGCCGAGATTACCCGCGCCATTTTACGTGGTGATGAAAAAGGCGCCAAACGCGATGTCGTCCTTTTAAATGGCGCATGCGCTTTGATGATTGATGGAAAAGCCAGAGATATGCAAGAAGGCATAGCGCTCATGAAAGAGGCCATTGAGAGTAAAAAAGCGTGGGATAAGCTGGGCGAAATTATTAAGCTCTCCTATCTCATATGAGTCAACGCTATGAGAAAGTGTGCGATTTAGCGCACTTAAATGCTTTTGCCACAGAGATAAAAGATGAGCTTGGAAACGCTGGCGTACTTCTTCTTCGCGGCAATCTTGCCAGTGGGAAGACCGCTTTTGTCAAAGCATTTGCTCTAGCTTTAGGCATTAAAGAAGCGATTTCATCACCCACTTTTTCGATTTTGCATGAGTATAAGGGAAAATTGTTTCACTATGATATTTACCAATGCGGGAGCAACGGTTTTTTGCAAAGTGGTTTGATCGAAAAATTAGATACTGAGGGTTACCATCTCATCGAGTGGGGCGACGCTGAGTTCGAAAAATTACTGCACCATTTTGGGATAGGATACAGTACAATTGATATCGAAATACTGGATTTAAAACGCAATTATAAGGTTCACATCAATGCATACGCTTAACGTTCAAGAATTACAAAAAACGATTAAAAAAACGCAGATTATCAAAGGGGTTTCGCTTGATGTCAAAAGTGGCGAAGTCGTAGGACTTTTAGGCCCCAATGGTGCGGGTAAAACAACGATGTTTTATATGATCTGTGGGCTTATTCCACCGACTTCTGGAACGGTCTATTTTGACAATCATGATGTGACCAAAATACCTTTACATGTAAGAGCAAAACTGGGCATTGGCTATCTTCCTCAAGAATCAAGTATCTTTAAAGATTTGAGTGTAGAAGAGAATATTATGCTTGCTGCTGAGATTGTCTATCCGAACAAAGAAGACGCTATGAAGCGTGTGGAAGAGCTATTAAATCTGCTCAACATCGAGCCGATTCGCAAACGCAATGGCGTAAGCCTGAGCGGTGGCGAGAGACGTCGTTGTGAAATCGCACGTTCCCTTGTCTTGCAACCTAAATTTCTTTTACTGGATGAGCCTTTCGCGGGAGTCGATCCTATCGCAGTCTCCGATATTCAAGGCATTGTGCAAGAGCTTGCAAAACTTGGTATTGGTGTTTTGATTACCGACCATAATGTGCGCGAAACACTTGCTATTTGCGATAGGGCGTATGTGCTCAAAGATGGCGCACTTTTAGCCAGTGGAAGCAGCGATGAAGTTGCTCAAAACAAACTGGTCAAAACCTACTATCTTGGCGAAGATTTCAGGTTTTAACCCACAAGGAGATTGTTTTTGAAACTTAGGGTTTCGGGTACACAAACCACCAAACAAAAGTTCTCCTCAACGCTTCGAGGTTGGCTTCCCATACTCCAAGCCAATCTGGATAGTTTGGTGGAGACACTGGAACCGTTTGTGCAAGAAAATCCCTTTATCAGTGTCAAGTCAGGCTCCGAAACACCCGATAAACGTTTTGAAAAGAAAAACTTTTTCGCAGAAGTGGCTAAAACATCGGTTTCCGATACGATTGAAGCGCTCACCTTAGATAAAAAATCACTCTTTCAAGCCCTTAATGAACAGATCAATCCACCGCTTTTTCCTACTGAAAAATCCCAACGAATTGCCTATGAAATTATCGAAAATATCAACTCTGAGGGGTATTTTGAAGCAGAATCTTTAGCTGAAATTGCCAAAAAACTGGATGTCAAAGTGGATGAAGTGGAAAAGATACGGCAACGTTTTGCATATCTTGAACCTTTGGGCATTGGCGCACTTGATGTGAAAGAGACGTTTTTATTTCAGCTTCAAGACCTCTCTTTAGACAATGAACTCTATGCGATGACAGAAAAGCTCATCATTAACTTTGAAAATATCGAATCTTTTGGCAAAGAGCCTCTTTTTCACGAGGCGCTAAATATCATC
Above is a genomic segment from Sulfurospirillum halorespirans DSM 13726 containing:
- the hslV gene encoding ATP-dependent protease subunit HslV; its protein translation is MFEATTILACRGDKKAVIGGDGQVTFGNTVLKSNATKIRKLYNGKILAGFAGSTADAFNLFDMFEGILEQKKGDLYKSVIEFSKEWRKDKMLRRLEAMMIVLTCEHIYILSGTGDVVEPEDGKIAAIGSGGNYAISAARALDRHANLDEETLVKESLKIASELCIYTNDNIKTFVLESTEA
- the rplI gene encoding 50S ribosomal protein L9, which encodes MKVLLIKDVKDLGKKGEIKEVKDGYGQNFLIGKGFALLATNEVMRKYESDQRKKAAAEAEEIANLKAIEKKLGELKLTVKRKLGANGSLFGAVTKEEIAHELKEQHKIEIDKKTVELEHAIKTTGNFDVSIKLGHGIHATLALIILGE
- a CDS encoding rhodanese-like domain-containing protein, which codes for MDEPINDEWSEEAMMNLVQTVTKSCEVSGEELHVMLNLRAQKRLDFVLIDIREMYEYSESSIKGTDMLLPTSTIHQHMDELKKLSGKLLIFYCHIGGRTTQMLFILRRMGFSNIAQLSGGIDAFHGEKLKNAPLPKTMK
- a CDS encoding argininosuccinate synthase; the encoded protein is MKKDVKKVVLAYSGGLDTSIILKWLQDEYKCEVVTFTADIGQGEELEPARKKAISLGIKPENIFIEDLKEEFVKDYVFPMFRANAIYEGEYLLGTSIARPLIAKRQAEIAAMVGADGVSHGATGKGNDQVRFEMGYLSMNSDLVIIAPWREWDLNSREKLLAYAEKNGISIEKKPGKSPYSMDANLLHISYEGLVLENPAAEPEEDMWRWTVSPEKAPDQSEVIEITYEKGDPVALNGVKLSPATMLTKLNELGCKHGIGRTDIVENRFVGMKSRGCYETPGGTIMLRAHRAIESITLDREAAHFKDEIMPRYAKTIYNGFWFSPEREMMQAAIDKSQEGVNGTVKLKLYKGNVSVIGRDSKTNNLFNEAFCTFEEDEVYNQKDAEGFIKLNALRFIISGKNRKKQGKA
- a CDS encoding RNA-binding S4 domain-containing protein; the encoded protein is MRVDKFLNSVNITKRRAISEDMCKNGVVCINGTVAKPAKDVKVGDIITINYLEKAVKYEVLQIPEAKTIPKTKQNEYVREA
- the trpD gene encoding anthranilate phosphoribosyltransferase; the protein is MNYQEAYAQFNALFENELSSEAAVQFLVELYERGESFEEIAAAANVMREHSVKLDIPAHLKAELIDIVGTGGDKSGTFNISTTTSIVLAALGCKVAKHGSGSATSLSGSADVLKALGLNLSLTPEKQIKMLEECGFVFMFAMNHHPCMKHIMPIRKSLSHRTIFNMLGPLANPAGAQKQMIGVFHVDYIDRFSKALRELGTTKSMVVSSLDGLDEVSITAPTRYTMIENKVITEGEINPEDYGFTLAPLEAIKGGESVQNAEITRAILRGDEKGAKRDVVLLNGACALMIDGKARDMQEGIALMKEAIESKKAWDKLGEIIKLSYLI
- the tsaE gene encoding tRNA (adenosine(37)-N6)-threonylcarbamoyltransferase complex ATPase subunit type 1 TsaE, with protein sequence MSQRYEKVCDLAHLNAFATEIKDELGNAGVLLLRGNLASGKTAFVKAFALALGIKEAISSPTFSILHEYKGKLFHYDIYQCGSNGFLQSGLIEKLDTEGYHLIEWGDAEFEKLLHHFGIGYSTIDIEILDLKRNYKVHINAYA
- the lptB gene encoding LPS export ABC transporter ATP-binding protein; its protein translation is MHTLNVQELQKTIKKTQIIKGVSLDVKSGEVVGLLGPNGAGKTTMFYMICGLIPPTSGTVYFDNHDVTKIPLHVRAKLGIGYLPQESSIFKDLSVEENIMLAAEIVYPNKEDAMKRVEELLNLLNIEPIRKRNGVSLSGGERRRCEIARSLVLQPKFLLLDEPFAGVDPIAVSDIQGIVQELAKLGIGVLITDHNVRETLAICDRAYVLKDGALLASGSSDEVAQNKLVKTYYLGEDFRF